The window CGAGATGGTCACGATGTCGGCGTGCTTGGTGACCACCCAGAAGGGCGGCTGCGCGTGCGGGCGGTCGTACCAGTAGATCGGCGCGACCCGCCGCAAGAGGGCCCAGGCCTCGTGGGGATAGCCGTGCTCCCCGAAGGTCCGATTGCTGATGATGTCGATGTCGTCGAGGGACAACGCTGCCTGCATCGCGAACCTCCTCGCGGCCGGGACTCTATCACGGGTGACGGACAGCCCAAGAGCCCCGAGGGGTCGCGACGCGAGCGTCGTGACCGAATTCCGCGCGGCGCGTCAGCGACGGCGCAGGATCCTTCAGACGCGCCGCAGCGTCTCGACCAGCAGCGCGCGCGTGCGCGCGATCGACGCCGCAGGGTCCTTGCCGACCGGGAAGATCGACGCCAGGAGATCCGTGACGCCGGCCTCGGCGAGCCGCGCGATCTGCTCGCCGACCGCGCTCTCGTCGCCGACCAGCGCGACGTCGCCCGGGTTCTCGACGCCCTCGCGGTCGAGCATCGCGCGGTAGGACGGCAGCACGCCGTAGACCTGGAAGATGCGTCCCGCGGTCTCGCGCGCCGCAGCGACGTCGTCGGAGACCGCGATCGGCAGCCCCGCGACGACGCGCGGCGCCGGGCGTCCGGCCTGCGCCGCCGCCTCGTTGATCCGCGGCACGACGTGCTCGCGCAGCGTCTTCGGACCGGTCATCCAGGTGACGGTGCCGTCCGTGACGGTGCCGGCGAGCGCCAGCATCTTCGGCGCGAGCGCCGCGATCAGCACCGACGGCGGCTTCGCGCCGGGCACGTCGAGCGTCGCGTTCACGCGGAACTCGTTGCCCTCGTACGCGACCTTGCCCTCGCGCAGCAGCGGCAGGAGCACGGCGAGGTACTCGCGCATGTGGCTGTAGGGCTTCGCGAACGACAGGCCGAACATCCCCTCGATGACGAGCTGGTGCGAAAGCCCGATGCCGAGCGTGAAGCGTCCGCCGCTCGCGGCCGCCGCCGACATCGCCTGCTGCGCCATCGCGGTCGGGTGGCGCGGGTAGGTCGGCACGACCGCCGTGCCGACCTCGATGCGGCTCGTCGCGCGCGCGCAGACGGTCGCCGTGAGGATCGCGTCGAAGCCGAAGATGTTCGCGAACCAGGCGGACGCGAAGCCGTCACGCTCGGCGGCCTGCGTCTGCTCGATGAGGTCGTCGATGGTGGCGGGCTTGCCGCCGACGTCGCCGATGCCGATGCCGATGCGCATGCGGGCGAGCCTCCCAAAAGCGACGAGGTGGTGCAATCGCGCGCTGCGGCAACGACGGCGCTCGAATCGCGTCCCGGGCAGCTCCGTCCAACGGGGGATGCCGCCGGCCCGGCACGTCGCGCGCCGCGCGACTTCATGTTCTAACCAGCCAATGGTTTTTCGGCTCCCGACGGCCGGCGCGCTCCTGCTCGTCGCGCTGCTCGCCTGCGGCGTGGGCTGCGGCAACGGACGCGCCGACGCGACCGCGCGCAGCGAGGCCGACGAGCCGCGCCGCGTCCGCCTGACGCCGGTGCTGGCGGGCACGCTGCCGGTCACGGTGACCGCGACCGGGACGCTCGCCGCCGAGGACCAGGTGGTGCTGAACACCAAGGTCGCGGGCCGGCTCGCGGAGCTGCCGGTCGACCTCGGCTCCGTCGTCCGTGCAGGCGACGTCGTCGCGGTGCTCGACCTGCAGGACTTCCAGCTCCGGGTCGAGCAGGCGCAGACCGCGCTCGCGCAGGCGCGCGCGCGCCTCGGCGTGCCGCTCGACGGCTCGGGCGACGACAAGGTCGCGGTCGAGCGCGCCTCGCTCGTCCGCCAGGCGAAGGCGGTGCTCGATCAGCAGCGGCTCAACCGCGAGCGGATGCGCAAGCTGCACGAGGACGGCATCGTCGCGCGCTCGGAGCTCGACACCGCGGAGGCCGACTACCGGGTCGCCGAGGCGCGCTACAACGAGGCCGTCGAGGAGGTGCGCTCGCGCATCGCGCTGGTCGCCGAGCGCAAGACGCAGCTCCGCATCGCCGAGCAGCAGCTCGCCGACGCGACGCTGCGCGCGCCGTTCGACGGCGCCGTCCGCGAGCGCCACCTGTCGATCGGCGGCTACCTCGACGTCGGCCAGCCGGTGGTGACGATCGTGCGCATGCACCCGCTGCGCCTGCGTCTCGCGGTGCCCGAGCGCGAGGCGGCCTTGGTGCAGGTCGGGCAGCCGGTGCGCGTGCGCGTCGAGGGCGAGCAGACGGTCGCGGAAGGGAAGGTGAAGCGCGTCAGCCCGGCGGTCGACGAGACGACGCGCACGGTGATGATCGAGGCCGAGATCCCGAACGAGAACGACGAGCTGCGCCCCGGCTCGTTCGCGACCGGCGAGATCGTGGTCGATCCCGACGCGCCGGCGCTGCTCGTGCCCTCGAGCGCGGTGGTGACCTTCGCCGGCGTGAGCAAGGTGCTCACGGTCGAGGAGGGCAAGGCGGTCGAGAAGCGCGTGCGCGTCGGGCGCCGCTCGGGCGATCTGGTCGAGCTGCTGGGCGGGGTCGCCGCGGGCGAGTCGGTGATCGTCGAGCCCGGCAACCTGATCGGCGGCCAGGCGGTCGTCGCGAGCGGCTGAAGCCAGATGCAGAAGCTCGCGGAAGTCTGCATCCGGCGTCCGGTCTTCGCGACCATGCTGATCCTGGCCCTGGTCGTGGTCGGCGCCGCCGCCTACATGCAGCTCGGCATCGACCGCTACCCCGAGGTCGACATCCCGCAGGTCCGCGTGCGCGCGATGCTGCCCGGCGCGGCGCCGCAGGAGATGGAGACCGAGGTCGCGCAGCGGCTCGAGGAGGTGGTCAACACCGTCGAGGGCCTCGACGAGCTGCGCTCGGTCAGCGGCAACGGCACCGCCAACATCATCGCGAACTTCGAGCTGTCGCGTGACACCGACGTCGCGACGCAGGACGTGCGCGACCGCGTGTCGAGCGTGCTGCGCGAGCTGCCGCCCGAGCTCGACCCGCCGGTGGTGCAGAAGTTCGACAACGAGTCGAGCCCGATCATGTCGATCGCGTTCTCGGCCGACCGCTCGCAGCGCGAGCTCACGGACCTCGCCGAGCGCGTCATCAAGGTGCAGCTCGAGCGCGCGCGCGGCGTCGGCGAGGTGCGCGTCGTCGGCGGGCTCGAGCGCGCGATCAACATCTGGGTCGACGCGGACCGCGTCGCCGCGCTCGGTCTGCCGATCACCGCCGTGCGCGACGCGATCCTGCGCCAGAACAGCCAGGTGCCGGGCGGCAACGTCACCACGCCGACGACGGAGTCGAACCTGCGCACCATGGGTCGGCTCGCCGACCCCGCCGCGTTCGACGACCTCGTGATCGCGACGCGCGACGGCGTGCCGATCCGCGTCCGCGACGTCGGCTGGGCCGAGGACGGCACCAAGGAGCAGCGCTCGCTCGCGCGCCTCGACGACGTGCCGACCGTGGTGCTCGAGATCCGCCGTCAGACGGGCGCCAACACCGTCGAGGTCATCGAGGCCGTCAAGAAGAATCTCGCCGAGGTCGCGAAGCAGATCCCGCCCGACGTGCGCATCCAGATCGTGCGCGACCAGTCGAAGTACATCTACGCGGCGCTGCACGAGATCACGCTGCACCTGGTGCTGGGCGCGATCCTCGCCTCGCTCGTCGTGCTCGCGTTCATGCGCAGCTGGCGCTCGACGGTGATCGCGAGCGTCGCGATCCCGGCGTCGACCATCGCCACCTTCGCCTTCATGTGGCTGCTCGACTTCACGCTGAACGGCGTGACGATGCTCGCGCTCGTGCTGATGGTCGGCGTGGTCATCGACGACGCGATCGTCGTGCTCGAGAACGTCTTCCGCTTCGTCGAGGAGAAGAAGATGCCGCCGATGGAGGCGGCGCGCGCGGCGACCGCCGAGATCGGCCTCGCGGTGCTGGCGACGACGCTGAGCCTCGTCGTGGTGTTCGTCCCGGTGTCGTTCATGTCGAGCATCTCGGGGCGCTTCCTCTACCAGTTCGGGCTCACCGCGGCGGTCGCGATCATGGTCAGCCTGCTGGTGTCGTTCAGCTTGACGCCGATGATGTGCTCGCGGCTGCTGCGTCCCGAGCGCGAGGGCGCCGCGGCCTCGCGCAGCGGCTTCTACGCGCGCCTCGACGATTGGTACGCGCGCGCGCTCACCTGGGCGCTCGCGCGGCCCAAGCTGGTCGGCACGTTCGGCGTCCTGGTGATCCTGTCGTCGATCCCGCTCTATACGGTGATCCGCCAGGAATACATCCCGACCGACGTCGACGAGGCGGAGTTCGAGGTCGCGGTGACCGCGCCCGAGGGCACGAGCATCGCGGCGATGGACGAGGCGATGCGCGCGGTGGCGGCGGAGATCCGCGCCACGCCGGGCGTCGAGACGGTGCTGACCACCGTCGGCGGCGGCTTCCTCGACGCGACCAACACCGGGCGCGCGACCGTGCTCTTGACGCCGCACGACGAGCGCACGCTGTCCTTGAGCCGCCTGGTGAAGGGCATCCTGACGCTCGATCCGCTCTCGGCGTTCCGCGGCAACTTCAGCCAGCGCGACGTGATGCAGGACCTGCGCGCGCGCCTCAAGCGCTTCAAGGACCTCCGCATCTCGGTGCGCAACGCGCCGGCGTTCAACCTCGGCGGCGCCTCGGTCGACATCGACTTCAACATCCGCGGCCCGGACCTCGAGACGCTCGCGCAGCTCTCGGAGGAGCTGCGCAACAAGGCGCTCGAGATGGGCGGCATCGCGGACGCGGACACGACCCTCAAGCTCGACAAGCCCGAGCTGCGCGTCGTCATCGACCGCGACCGCG is drawn from Candidatus Binatia bacterium and contains these coding sequences:
- a CDS encoding TIGR03564 family F420-dependent LLM class oxidoreductase; the encoded protein is MRIGIGIGDVGGKPATIDDLIEQTQAAERDGFASAWFANIFGFDAILTATVCARATSRIEVGTAVVPTYPRHPTAMAQQAMSAAAASGGRFTLGIGLSHQLVIEGMFGLSFAKPYSHMREYLAVLLPLLREGKVAYEGNEFRVNATLDVPGAKPPSVLIAALAPKMLALAGTVTDGTVTWMTGPKTLREHVVPRINEAAAQAGRPAPRVVAGLPIAVSDDVAAARETAGRIFQVYGVLPSYRAMLDREGVENPGDVALVGDESAVGEQIARLAEAGVTDLLASIFPVGKDPAASIARTRALLVETLRRV
- a CDS encoding efflux RND transporter periplasmic adaptor subunit: MVFRLPTAGALLLVALLACGVGCGNGRADATARSEADEPRRVRLTPVLAGTLPVTVTATGTLAAEDQVVLNTKVAGRLAELPVDLGSVVRAGDVVAVLDLQDFQLRVEQAQTALAQARARLGVPLDGSGDDKVAVERASLVRQAKAVLDQQRLNRERMRKLHEDGIVARSELDTAEADYRVAEARYNEAVEEVRSRIALVAERKTQLRIAEQQLADATLRAPFDGAVRERHLSIGGYLDVGQPVVTIVRMHPLRLRLAVPEREAALVQVGQPVRVRVEGEQTVAEGKVKRVSPAVDETTRTVMIEAEIPNENDELRPGSFATGEIVVDPDAPALLVPSSAVVTFAGVSKVLTVEEGKAVEKRVRVGRRSGDLVELLGGVAAGESVIVEPGNLIGGQAVVASG
- a CDS encoding efflux RND transporter permease subunit, which codes for MQKLAEVCIRRPVFATMLILALVVVGAAAYMQLGIDRYPEVDIPQVRVRAMLPGAAPQEMETEVAQRLEEVVNTVEGLDELRSVSGNGTANIIANFELSRDTDVATQDVRDRVSSVLRELPPELDPPVVQKFDNESSPIMSIAFSADRSQRELTDLAERVIKVQLERARGVGEVRVVGGLERAINIWVDADRVAALGLPITAVRDAILRQNSQVPGGNVTTPTTESNLRTMGRLADPAAFDDLVIATRDGVPIRVRDVGWAEDGTKEQRSLARLDDVPTVVLEIRRQTGANTVEVIEAVKKNLAEVAKQIPPDVRIQIVRDQSKYIYAALHEITLHLVLGAILASLVVLAFMRSWRSTVIASVAIPASTIATFAFMWLLDFTLNGVTMLALVLMVGVVIDDAIVVLENVFRFVEEKKMPPMEAARAATAEIGLAVLATTLSLVVVFVPVSFMSSISGRFLYQFGLTAAVAIMVSLLVSFSLTPMMCSRLLRPEREGAAASRSGFYARLDDWYARALTWALARPKLVGTFGVLVILSSIPLYTVIRQEYIPTDVDEAEFEVAVTAPEGTSIAAMDEAMRAVAAEIRATPGVETVLTTVGGGFLDATNTGRATVLLTPHDERTLSLSRLVKGILTLDPLSAFRGNFSQRDVMQDLRARLKRFKDLRISVRNAPAFNLGGASVDIDFNIRGPDLETLAQLSEELRNKALEMGGIADADTTLKLDKPELRVVIDRDRAADLGVAVEDVAMAMRLMVGGDDRVSRFIDPTVNEDYDVQIRLEEGDRNDPATISRLWVARPGGGIVRLDTVARLEPATTASRIDRLDRQRVAAVRATVAPGYALGDRLEALQKAVEEIGLPPGYSTAVTGRGRELERAFREFLWAFLLSIIFMYMILAAQYESLIDPVTILLSLPLAVPFALLSIWLFHDTLNLYSALGILVLFGVVKKNSILQIDHIKQLRAQGLERSAAILQGSRDRLRPILMTTLTLVAGMMPLALGTGPGAEERRTIAIVVIGGQTLSLVLTLVVTPVAYGIFDDLALRVRERTAGFDLRGLATRARTALRL